A region from the Triticum aestivum cultivar Chinese Spring chromosome 3D, IWGSC CS RefSeq v2.1, whole genome shotgun sequence genome encodes:
- the LOC123075432 gene encoding uclacyanin-3-like, with protein sequence MAAAAASLVIRLSALAVVLVVLCPTASAVALGKRYRVGGPEGWRVPPPQDKEMFYVKWASPITFFVEDSIEFVYKNDSVIKVSKVGYYHCNETAGIGTGAVPRDGSTLFLLDAPGFAYFASADLGHCNAGERLVINVRAASPPAPASASSPAQAPTAPSSSRPPSSSPFSPAPGPAPSMEYSSAAGGPFVASLARAIAQAVTLVLACFI encoded by the exons atggcggcggcggcggcgtctctgGTGATCCGTCTCTCGGCGCTCGCCGTCGTGCTCGTCGTCCTCTGCCCGACGGCGTCCGCGGTGGCGCTGGGGAAGCGGTACAGAGTCGGCGGCCCTGAAGGGTGGCGCGTGCCCCCGCCGCAGGACAAGGAGATGTTCTACGTCAAGTGGGCGTCCCCCATAACCTTCTTCGTCGAGGACTCCATCG AGTTCGTGTACAAGAACGACTCGGTGATCAAGGTGAGCAAGGTCGGATACTATCACTGCAACGAGACGGCGGGCATCGGCACCGGCGCCGTGCCGAGGGACGGCAGCACGCTCTTCCTCCTCGACGCGCCAGGCTTCGCCTACTTTGCCAGCGCCGACCTCGGACACTGCAACGCCGGCGAGAGGCTGGTAATTAACGTCCGCGCTGCCTCCCCGCCGGCGCCCGCATCAGCATCATCGCCGGCACAGGCCCCCACGGCACCGTCGTCTTCACGACCGCCGTCGTCATCGCCGTTCTCTCCGGCACCAGGGCCGGCCCCGTCGATGGAGTATTCATCCGCCGCGGGCGGGCCGTTCGTGGCGTCCCTCGCTCGCGCCATTGCACAAGCTGTGACATTGGTCCTGGCCTGCTTTATCTGA